One genomic segment of Impatiens glandulifera chromosome 6, dImpGla2.1, whole genome shotgun sequence includes these proteins:
- the LOC124943031 gene encoding histidine kinase 5-like, protein MESDLLKEINIEVVSSMRPEDINDGNQFSKEIPESDRDMLKEVVINEDPSIVDFQRLAELTNYSEKGSTQLANLLKHWNYKQANAVRLLEEEIDNLSKQRQEVELKRLEILEEHRFEQEIYYGDKRPIPNLDVPSMTKDAVVQDKKLEIDAEFDTVLYWKQRAMNLEKLLEASVQREQILLEKLQESLRNLERQSSPVEELSQMLKRSDNFLHFILQNAPLVIGHQDKELRYRFIYNHFPSLDEKDIIGKTDVEIFTGTGVKESQDFKREVLERGLPAKREITFETELFGSKTFLMYVEPVFSKAGETIGVNCIEMEITDQVRKREKMFKIREEIAVQKAKENELNKTIHITEETMRAKQMLATMSHEIRSPLSDVVSMTEILSTTNLDKEQRQLLNAMLSSGDLVLQLINDILDLSKVESGVMKLEATKFRPREVVRHALETAATSLKKTLVLEGNVSDDVPVEVIGDVLRIRQILTNLISNANKFTHDGKVGKKLYVVTPPSSLREEGSNQNSTPVQSAYPEIGQNMDTKKVWIGIPDNALPTLFKKYMQVGADTARKYGGTGLGLAICKQLV, encoded by the exons ATGGAGAGTGATCTCCTTAAAGAGATTAATATTGAAGTTGTTTCTTCAATGAGGCCAGAGGATATAAATGACGGAAATCAATTTAGCAAAGAAATTCCAGAAAGTGATAGAGATATGTTGAAAGAGGTTGTAATCAATGAGGATCCTTCAATAGTTGACTTCCAGCGTCTGGCAGAGCTGACCAATTACAGTGAGAAGGGGTCGACTCAGTTAGCAAATCTCTTAAAACACTGGAATTATAAGCAAGCTAATGCTGTGAGATTACTCGAGGAGGAGATTGACAACTTGAGCAAGCAAAGGCAAGAAGTTGAACTCAAGCGCTTGGAGATTCTGGAAGAACATCGTTTTGAGCAAGAAATTTATTATGGTGACAAACGTCCTATTCCCAACTTAGATGTTCCTTCCATGACAAAAGATGCAGTTGTTCAGGATAAGAAACTAGAAATAGATGCAGAATTTGACACTGTATTGTACTGGAAACAACGAGCTATGAATTTAGAGAAGTTGTTGGAGGCAAGTGTTCAGAGAGAGCAGATACTATTAGAGAAGCTGCAGGAAAGCCTAAGAAACTTGGAAAGGCAGTCCTCACCTGTTGAAGAGTTGTCCCAAATGCTGAAACGATCAGATAATTTCTTACACTTCATTCTCCAGAATGCACCATTAGTAATTGGTCACCAG GATAAAGAATTACGTTACCGCTTCATCTATAATCATTTCCCAAGTTTGGATGAAAAG GATATCATTGGAAAAACAGACGTGGAGATTTTCACTGGCACTGGTGTTAAAGAATCCCAAGATTTCAAAAGAGAAGTGTTAGAAAGAGGCTTGCCTGCGAAGAGGGAAATCACATTTGAAACAGAGTTATTTGGGTCAAAGACTTTTTTAATGTATGTTGAGCCTGTTTTCAGCAAGGCCGGGGAAACTATCGGTGTGAATTGCATAGAAATGGAAATAACTGACCAG GtgagaaaaagagaaaagatgtTTAAGATTAGAGAGGAGATAGCTGTACAGAAAGCCAAGGAGAATGAACTGAACAAGACTATTCATATAACAG AGGAAACAATGCGAGCTAAACAAATGCTAGCAACCATGTCCCACGAGATAAGATCTCCTCTATCTGATGTTGTAAGCATGACTGAAATTCTTTCTACCACAAACCTTGACAAGGAGCAAAGACAATTATTGAATGCCATGTTATCTTCTGGAGATTTGGTCCTTCAGTTGATCAATGATATTCTTGATCTTTCCAAAGTCGAGTCAG GAGTTATGAAATTGGAAGCTACGAAGTTCAGGCCAAGGGAGGTAGTAAGACATGCACTCGAGACTGCAGCAACATCGCTGAAAAAAACGTTAGTTTTAGAAGGGAATGTATCGGATGATGTTCCAGTTGAG GTTATTGGAGATGTCCTAAGGATTCGACAGATTCTTACTAATTTGATCAG CAATGCAAACAAATTTACCCATGATGGCAAGGTGGGGAAAAAGCTATATGTGGTGACTCCACCGTCTTCATTAAGGGAAGAAGGTTCTAATCAGAATTCAACTCCAGTGCAATCTGCTTATCCAGAAATTGGACAAAATATGGATACAA AAAAGGTTTGGATCGGAATACCAGATA ATGCTCTGCCTACTCTGTTTAAGAAATACATGCAAGTTGGCGCTGATACAGCTCGCAAGTATGGAGGAACTGGACTAGGCTTGGCTATCTGCAAGCAACTG GTTTAA